In one window of Leptospiraceae bacterium DNA:
- a CDS encoding 2-C-methyl-D-erythritol 4-phosphate cytidylyltransferase, with protein sequence MTYHIYAILLAGGIGSRIGGEVPKQFQKLDGHTLAEYSILRFQRWFQGISHVSREKKNFKPESMVMVIHKDYFEYARELYRNYDLLFTQGGENRHDSTKQGLIVVKADSEKKQLNFEQVLVFIHDTARPLFLLEDLDRCMEAFLQSPSLGGISLAAPIHETVVQKLDTIKPIDRNTLFVIKTPQLLNGRYLELFLKKPTEIRYTDLLTWCDEHKIPYDIVVSESHNIKITYKEDFPLVKSLLGLKKYQIEYEP encoded by the coding sequence ATGACATATCATATTTACGCAATTCTTTTGGCGGGTGGGATTGGATCAAGAATAGGAGGTGAAGTCCCCAAACAGTTCCAAAAGCTTGATGGTCATACTTTGGCTGAATATAGCATTCTTCGGTTTCAACGTTGGTTTCAGGGTATTTCGCATGTAAGTCGTGAAAAAAAGAATTTCAAACCTGAAAGCATGGTTATGGTTATTCACAAAGATTATTTTGAATACGCAAGAGAATTGTATCGAAACTATGATTTACTATTCACACAAGGAGGAGAAAATCGCCATGATTCCACAAAACAAGGATTGATTGTTGTGAAAGCAGATTCTGAGAAAAAACAACTTAACTTTGAGCAAGTCTTGGTTTTTATCCATGATACCGCAAGACCCCTTTTTCTTTTAGAAGACTTAGATAGATGTATGGAGGCTTTCCTTCAAAGTCCCTCATTAGGTGGGATTTCTTTAGCAGCTCCTATCCATGAAACTGTGGTTCAGAAATTAGACACGATTAAACCTATCGATAGGAATACTCTTTTTGTGATTAAAACACCGCAACTTTTGAATGGACGTTATTTGGAATTATTTTTAAAAAAACCTACAGAAATACGTTATACTGATTTACTTACATGGTGTGATGAACATAAAATCCCATATGATATTGTTGTTTCAGAAAGTCATAATATAAAAATCACTTACAAAGAAGATTTTCCACTTGTAAAAAGTCTATTGGGTTTAAAAAAGTATCAAATAGAATATGAACCATAA
- the lpxC gene encoding UDP-3-O-acyl-N-acetylglucosamine deacetylase: MNSLLVKNTILQVHAPNYIGRYFRSTIKNEIHLQGITLHRGTQAKVRILPAPSHQGIIFRNAKTKEEIPANVENVKHTQNAVVLSNGNWQVSTVEHLLAALATLGITDLIVELEGEEIPILDGSSIEFFEIMSSVGVMEYKDSPITPIKLTNPVWVVSNDKYIIAVPSDEFKVTYTIHYEHPDLRGKSLSISLNSEVMKKEILPARTFGFLKDVELLKKKGLIRGASLENAVVLTEDGYLNQLRFSNECIRHKILDLVGDLYLLNRPLIAHIIAFKTGHTLDIALAKNIYHTLKSKEEYLYY, encoded by the coding sequence ATGAATTCTTTGCTGGTTAAAAATACAATCTTACAAGTTCATGCTCCAAATTATATTGGAAGATATTTTCGTTCTACTATTAAAAATGAAATACATCTACAAGGTATCACCTTGCATCGGGGGACTCAAGCAAAAGTGCGAATTTTACCTGCACCAAGTCATCAAGGGATTATTTTTCGAAATGCAAAAACCAAAGAAGAAATCCCAGCTAATGTCGAAAACGTCAAACATACACAAAACGCAGTGGTTTTAAGTAACGGAAATTGGCAAGTATCTACCGTAGAACATCTTCTCGCAGCATTAGCAACTTTAGGAATAACGGATTTGATCGTGGAATTAGAAGGAGAAGAAATCCCCATTTTAGATGGTTCATCAATAGAATTTTTTGAAATCATGAGCTCTGTTGGAGTGATGGAATACAAGGATTCGCCCATCACACCCATCAAGCTTACCAATCCTGTTTGGGTAGTTTCGAATGATAAATACATTATCGCTGTGCCTTCAGATGAATTCAAAGTAACCTACACAATCCACTATGAACATCCCGACCTAAGGGGGAAAAGTTTATCTATTTCCTTGAATTCGGAAGTGATGAAGAAAGAGATTCTTCCTGCAAGAACCTTTGGTTTTCTTAAAGATGTGGAATTACTAAAGAAAAAGGGACTTATACGAGGGGCATCTTTAGAGAATGCTGTTGTGCTCACAGAGGATGGATATTTAAATCAGCTCCGATTTTCAAATGAATGTATCCGACACAAAATTTTGGATTTAGTAGGAGATTTGTACTTATTAAATCGCCCATTAATTGCTCACATCATTGCTTTCAAAACTGGTCATACTTTGGACATAGCATTAGCAAAGAACATATATCATACTCTCAAAAGTAAAGAGGAATACTTATATTACTAA
- a CDS encoding SpoIIE family protein phosphatase, protein MFDFLNYYNIFFNFLSFGSLLISALALFFYFFLLSIKDKSEYTKALANTYLLQAFFYSGYFFSAVIYHPIAANHRLLTVGFIYPALLYYLQFILLYPENTWVRFQKFIKYTQWIVGLAIVGIFFFETRTSEYKFHFTGHYWDFDVEHLSKIVAYFILLYILLIPIVGVIRAYKFRQNKKHRNLLLLFVLILLIGTLAPGILNTLSRDGVVGRDVFLNTLTLSVVTMLFLLAILYINTTDDRTTFMAKIVGITLVTFSFLMQGVSYFTLNEKEKEYDELKKEHVEKAILIRKYHPEMVYLFQHDLNKNESRYLYTREDYFFADPKDKVNFSLYLTDIKNTAFYERIKNYEGDNYLEYVLKELDQMPEHFIAYKKSIQQYINQYKPSKQTPKEDLLEYIDNLNKLIFVHYNRISFLKNETFREEVLKYLDRTPKEFFFFTEAIKNLLQKETSQDGKYLKTKIYEYLAPLRASNQRIYRTSEDGFTHYVSFLQYDQEKNILYEGGFRYVDYRAFIHKPALQQTLFYITIFFVVTIVYPLFFRGSLIKPLEDLLQGVKKVNQGDLTVKVPVYVQDEIGYLATTFNKMVVSIREAKEQLQDYANNLEEKVRERTAELNASLLEVKRLKQMQDGDYYLTSLLLKPLIVNLNKSKKVPTEFFVKQYKEFEFRGKISEIGGDICVTGNLRLGKSLETAKRYIVAMNGDAMGKSTQGAGGALVMGVVMNSIIARSARNDRVLDITPEQWLKEIYEEIHGIFSAFGGSMCISCVVDLIEEETGKMYYFNAEHPYQILYRNGKATFIEEEMKLRKLGLESDYPFEVKYFQLEPGDVIIAGSDGRDDIEIEKTNEGIRMINENEYLILEIVEEAKGNLQEIYEGIKKRGKITDDVSLLKIHYQPKDVKVSSVYKTEDKREVEYSFKELAKEEISLQKENKQMTYQKMIIVLDEENPEAIIEIPEVNEFHDLFLKGNESLKKRNYQEALSYFEKAYEIKKDHFDLNRTLAILAFKTENYEKAITLLEKYLQAFPDEEDFWLYLSIAYKKTGNLEKALETCERAHELNPNRIPVLLQLADLHYKLKHIGRANIFLEQALEENPNSPQALKLKKRLEKLEAELKSK, encoded by the coding sequence ATGTTTGATTTCTTAAATTACTATAACATTTTTTTTAATTTTCTGTCATTTGGTTCCCTCTTGATCTCTGCGTTAGCACTTTTTTTTTACTTTTTTTTACTTAGCATCAAAGACAAATCTGAGTATACAAAGGCATTAGCTAATACATATCTTCTACAGGCTTTTTTTTACAGTGGCTATTTCTTTTCTGCTGTTATATATCATCCCATTGCAGCTAATCATAGATTATTGACCGTTGGTTTTATTTATCCTGCACTTTTATATTATTTGCAGTTTATTTTACTTTATCCTGAAAATACTTGGGTTCGTTTTCAAAAATTCATAAAATATACCCAGTGGATTGTTGGATTAGCCATAGTAGGGATATTTTTTTTTGAAACAAGAACTTCAGAATATAAATTTCATTTTACGGGTCATTATTGGGACTTTGATGTAGAACATCTCAGTAAGATTGTTGCCTATTTCATATTACTTTACATTCTTCTAATTCCTATCGTAGGAGTCATTCGTGCTTACAAATTTCGTCAAAATAAAAAACACAGAAATTTGCTCCTACTTTTTGTTTTGATCTTACTTATTGGTACCTTAGCTCCAGGAATCTTGAACACATTAAGTAGAGATGGTGTAGTAGGACGAGATGTGTTTTTGAATACTTTGACCTTGTCTGTGGTGACGATGCTGTTTTTACTTGCTATTCTTTATATCAATACCACCGATGATCGAACGACCTTCATGGCAAAGATTGTCGGAATTACTTTAGTAACATTTTCTTTCTTAATGCAAGGAGTGTCTTACTTTACTCTTAATGAAAAAGAAAAAGAATATGATGAACTAAAAAAAGAACATGTAGAAAAAGCTATTCTTATCAGAAAATATCATCCTGAGATGGTATATCTATTTCAGCATGATTTGAATAAGAATGAAAGTAGGTATCTTTATACACGAGAAGATTATTTTTTTGCTGACCCAAAAGATAAAGTAAATTTCTCGCTCTATCTTACAGATATCAAAAACACAGCTTTTTATGAGAGGATTAAAAATTATGAAGGAGATAATTATTTAGAATATGTATTGAAAGAACTAGATCAAATGCCAGAACATTTTATAGCCTATAAGAAAAGCATACAACAATATATCAATCAATACAAACCAAGCAAGCAAACCCCAAAAGAAGATTTGTTAGAATATATTGATAATTTAAATAAACTTATATTCGTTCATTACAATAGAATTAGTTTTTTAAAGAATGAAACTTTTCGAGAAGAAGTATTAAAATATTTAGATAGAACTCCGAAGGAATTTTTCTTTTTTACAGAAGCTATTAAGAATCTTTTACAAAAAGAAACTTCTCAAGATGGAAAGTATCTCAAAACAAAGATCTATGAATATTTGGCTCCTTTGCGAGCAAGCAATCAAAGAATCTATCGAACAAGTGAAGATGGTTTTACTCATTACGTAAGTTTTCTTCAATATGATCAAGAAAAAAATATCCTATATGAGGGTGGATTTCGATATGTTGATTATCGGGCATTTATACATAAACCGGCGTTACAACAAACATTATTCTACATTACGATATTTTTTGTTGTTACGATTGTTTATCCCCTTTTCTTTCGAGGTAGTCTAATTAAACCACTTGAAGATCTACTCCAAGGTGTAAAAAAAGTAAATCAAGGTGATCTAACAGTTAAAGTGCCAGTTTATGTTCAAGATGAGATTGGATATCTAGCCACTACTTTCAATAAAATGGTGGTTTCTATACGTGAAGCCAAAGAACAGCTACAAGATTATGCCAACAATCTTGAAGAGAAAGTCAGAGAGAGAACCGCAGAACTCAATGCTTCTCTTTTAGAAGTAAAAAGACTAAAACAAATGCAAGATGGTGATTACTATTTAACATCCCTTTTACTAAAGCCATTGATTGTGAATTTGAATAAATCCAAGAAAGTACCAACAGAATTCTTTGTTAAGCAATATAAAGAATTTGAATTTCGAGGGAAAATCTCTGAAATTGGTGGAGATATCTGTGTGACTGGGAATTTACGTTTAGGGAAATCGTTAGAAACTGCAAAACGATATATTGTGGCAATGAATGGAGATGCCATGGGAAAATCAACTCAAGGTGCAGGTGGTGCTTTGGTGATGGGAGTTGTTATGAATTCCATCATTGCTCGTTCTGCAAGAAATGATCGAGTTTTGGATATAACACCTGAACAATGGCTAAAAGAAATCTACGAAGAAATACATGGAATTTTTTCTGCTTTTGGCGGGAGCATGTGTATCTCGTGTGTAGTTGATCTAATAGAAGAAGAAACAGGAAAGATGTATTATTTCAATGCAGAACATCCTTACCAAATTTTATATAGAAATGGGAAAGCTACATTTATCGAAGAAGAAATGAAATTAAGAAAATTGGGTCTGGAGTCTGATTATCCTTTTGAGGTAAAATATTTTCAGTTAGAACCAGGAGATGTCATCATTGCAGGTTCTGATGGAAGAGATGACATAGAAATCGAAAAAACAAACGAAGGGATTCGCATGATCAACGAAAACGAATACTTAATTTTGGAGATTGTAGAAGAAGCAAAAGGGAATTTGCAAGAAATCTATGAGGGGATCAAAAAAAGAGGAAAAATCACAGATGATGTTTCTTTATTAAAAATTCATTATCAGCCTAAAGATGTAAAAGTTTCGTCGGTTTATAAGACTGAAGACAAAAGAGAAGTAGAATATAGTTTCAAAGAATTAGCGAAAGAAGAAATCAGTCTTCAAAAAGAAAACAAACAAATGACTTATCAAAAAATGATTATTGTTCTAGACGAAGAGAATCCAGAGGCTATAATAGAAATTCCCGAAGTTAACGAATTTCATGATTTATTTCTAAAAGGCAATGAAAGTTTAAAGAAACGTAATTATCAAGAAGCATTGTCTTATTTCGAAAAGGCTTATGAAATCAAAAAAGATCATTTCGATTTGAATCGAACTTTGGCAATCTTAGCATTCAAAACAGAAAATTATGAAAAAGCCATCACACTTTTAGAGAAATATTTACAGGCTTTTCCTGATGAGGAGGACTTTTGGTTATATTTGTCAATTGCCTATAAAAAAACAGGAAATTTAGAAAAAGCCTTAGAAACCTGCGAAAGAGCTCATGAACTCAATCCCAATCGAATCCCCGTTTTGCTTCAATTAGCAGATTTGCATTATAAATTAAAACACATAGGCAGAGCAAATATTTTTCTTGAACAAGCGTTAGAAGAAAATCCTAATAGTCCACAAGCTTTGAAGCTAAAAAAACGATTAGAAAAACTCGAAGCTGAATTAAAATCAAAATAA
- the add gene encoding adenosine deaminase, producing MILKFEKVYKKIKQIEREAQELQNIKNKIPKDRFYSLDLHLHFDKIINELLNQKLELEQLEIEHPPEELVQNVLTVDLATASRITTVPEKVRIEEKDKTILDFLTKIPKTEIHLHIEACISKETIIKILEDHKEKYSIEEIEKLYQFKNLNEFIKLFLFILDTIKKPEDFIFIFQNLRSYLEKNNIKYAEVFYAPSRLIQNGLDFQEIARTLDYLASECRLEGGPDVKFLVDVSRTFGPENASKNLQRLIKAKTTNHIGIGLGGAELMGPARDFKDVFAQARAEGLHCVAHSGEDDGPWSIWDTVKVLKAERIGHGTSAIQDPDLLEYLRDKQIPIEICLTSNIFTGKYVRRPEDHPVRRYYDYGLMLSINTDDPEIFQVDLTTEYYKLYKHLRFSISEIVDLVRMGVESTFHPRKYFLWNEFQKEIQTLRKELYV from the coding sequence TTGATTTTAAAATTTGAAAAAGTTTATAAAAAGATCAAACAGATTGAAAGAGAAGCGCAAGAACTCCAAAACATAAAAAACAAAATTCCCAAAGATCGATTTTATAGTTTAGATTTGCATTTGCATTTTGATAAAATCATCAACGAACTTTTGAATCAAAAACTTGAGTTAGAGCAATTAGAGATAGAACATCCTCCTGAAGAACTCGTGCAAAATGTTTTAACTGTGGACTTGGCAACAGCCTCTCGTATTACCACAGTTCCAGAGAAAGTAAGGATAGAAGAAAAAGACAAAACCATTCTTGATTTTCTTACAAAAATCCCCAAAACTGAGATTCACCTTCATATCGAAGCATGTATATCAAAAGAGACTATTATAAAAATCCTTGAGGATCACAAAGAAAAATATAGTATTGAAGAAATCGAGAAATTATATCAATTTAAAAATTTAAATGAATTTATAAAACTTTTTTTATTTATTTTAGATACCATAAAAAAGCCAGAAGACTTTATCTTTATTTTTCAGAATTTAAGGTCGTATTTAGAAAAAAACAATATCAAATACGCAGAAGTATTTTATGCGCCATCAAGATTAATTCAAAATGGACTGGATTTTCAAGAAATTGCTCGGACTTTGGATTATTTAGCAAGTGAATGTAGGCTTGAGGGAGGACCTGATGTGAAATTTTTAGTGGATGTTTCTCGAACCTTTGGTCCAGAAAATGCCAGCAAGAATCTACAAAGACTCATCAAAGCAAAAACAACAAACCATATTGGGATTGGCTTAGGGGGAGCTGAGCTGATGGGACCTGCAAGGGATTTCAAAGATGTATTTGCGCAAGCACGAGCAGAAGGACTACATTGTGTTGCTCATAGTGGAGAAGATGATGGACCGTGGTCGATTTGGGATACGGTGAAGGTTTTGAAAGCAGAACGAATAGGTCATGGAACATCAGCAATCCAAGATCCAGATTTACTTGAGTATCTACGAGATAAACAAATCCCTATTGAAATTTGCTTAACATCAAATATATTCACAGGAAAGTATGTCCGAAGACCTGAGGATCACCCTGTGAGAAGGTACTATGATTATGGATTGATGCTTTCCATCAATACAGATGATCCTGAGATTTTTCAAGTGGATTTAACAACCGAATACTATAAACTCTACAAGCACTTGAGGTTTTCAATCTCAGAAATTGTAGATTTAGTTCGCATGGGGGTTGAATCGACCTTTCATCCCAGGAAATACTTTTTGTGGAATGAGTTTCAGAAAGAAATTCAAACCCTAAGAAAGGAATTATATGTTTAA
- a CDS encoding peroxiredoxin, which yields MKTLNLDQKVPDFELYDDEENLFRLYEQNQPLLIVFYPGDDTPVCTAQLCDYRDGIEQFRDFDIDVVGINRDSIESHKKFKKKYQLPFRLLSDPEGKVAEIFGCKTLLGTVNRAVFLLDKEQNLIWYHKEVLSLFRRTKEELLNVIRELRKQGKL from the coding sequence ATGAAAACTTTAAATCTCGATCAAAAGGTTCCTGATTTTGAATTATATGATGATGAAGAAAACCTTTTTCGCTTGTATGAGCAAAATCAACCATTACTTATCGTTTTCTACCCTGGAGATGACACACCTGTATGCACAGCTCAACTCTGTGACTATAGAGATGGGATAGAGCAATTTCGAGATTTTGACATTGATGTAGTTGGTATTAATAGAGACAGTATTGAGTCCCATAAGAAATTCAAAAAAAAATATCAGCTCCCATTTCGTTTGTTGAGCGATCCCGAAGGTAAAGTTGCAGAAATTTTTGGATGTAAAACTCTTTTAGGAACTGTGAATCGTGCTGTGTTTTTGTTAGATAAGGAACAGAATTTAATTTGGTATCACAAAGAGGTGCTATCACTGTTTCGAAGAACAAAAGAGGAATTATTGAATGTTATAAGAGAACTAAGAAAACAAGGAAAACTTTGA
- a CDS encoding bifunctional riboflavin kinase/FAD synthetase — MLIIHDLDSFRPDWSHANITLGVFDGIHIGHQELLKRIQRKRDSYKRILVTYHPHPDIVLGKRREKYGMELFTYEEKVSLLQKYDIDVVVVLPFTQELANTTAEIFLEKILVEKLKAKYIVIGYDQCFGKGREGNFEFLKKREEKYGYHVEQLSPVKIDDKIVSSSRIRELLKAGEIRQANLLLGKNFFITGTVVKGFQRGKLIGFPTANLDVPLTKVIPKIGVYIGYCELGGVLYKAMINIGFNPTFNNQLLSIEAHILNFDKLIYGEIVKFHFVDRIRDEMKFSSVDELRNQLQKDREMADKLPECEKCF, encoded by the coding sequence ATGCTTATAATTCATGATTTAGACTCTTTTCGTCCTGACTGGAGTCATGCAAATATCACTCTTGGAGTATTTGATGGAATTCACATAGGACATCAGGAACTCCTAAAGAGAATCCAAAGAAAAAGAGATTCTTACAAAAGGATTTTAGTCACATATCATCCGCATCCTGATATAGTGTTAGGGAAACGACGTGAGAAATATGGAATGGAACTTTTCACTTATGAAGAAAAGGTATCTTTACTACAAAAATATGATATTGATGTAGTAGTAGTACTGCCATTTACCCAAGAATTAGCGAATACTACTGCAGAAATCTTTTTAGAAAAAATCTTAGTAGAAAAGTTAAAAGCAAAATACATTGTGATCGGTTATGATCAATGTTTTGGGAAAGGACGTGAAGGTAATTTTGAATTTTTAAAAAAAAGAGAAGAAAAATATGGATATCATGTAGAACAGTTATCTCCAGTAAAGATCGATGATAAGATTGTATCCAGCTCAAGGATTAGAGAACTCCTAAAAGCAGGAGAAATCCGACAAGCTAACCTTCTTTTAGGAAAAAATTTTTTTATCACTGGGACTGTTGTGAAAGGTTTTCAAAGAGGTAAACTTATTGGTTTTCCCACAGCCAATTTGGATGTCCCTCTAACAAAGGTAATTCCGAAGATTGGAGTTTATATTGGTTATTGTGAACTTGGTGGAGTGTTATACAAAGCGATGATTAATATTGGCTTTAACCCTACATTTAATAATCAACTTTTGAGTATAGAGGCTCATATTTTAAACTTTGATAAATTGATTTATGGTGAGATCGTAAAGTTCCATTTTGTGGATCGTATTCGAGATGAAATGAAATTTTCTAGCGTAGATGAACTGCGAAATCAACTCCAAAAAGATAGGGAAATGGCAGATAAACTTCCAGAGTGTGAGAAGTGTTTTTAA
- the thpR gene encoding RNA 2',3'-cyclic phosphodiesterase: MNHKRVFIALDIPEEVRDEIERCQIGIPTAKWTKKENLHLTLEFLGEIPLDLFEHIREILREVQGKRFRISLQEPNVFIKKQKILWLKAIPNEPVIALRNEIIKLLQKYKIPLSKPAQNFIPHVTIARMDVVNQRKLNEYLLSFEGFTTMEFDVVSFFLYSSILHPHGSIYTKEEEYALF; encoded by the coding sequence ATGAACCATAAAAGGGTTTTTATTGCTTTGGATATACCAGAAGAAGTTCGAGATGAAATAGAGCGATGTCAAATAGGGATACCCACAGCCAAATGGACAAAAAAAGAAAATCTCCATTTGACTTTGGAATTTCTTGGAGAGATTCCTCTTGACTTATTCGAACATATTCGAGAGATTCTAAGAGAAGTTCAAGGAAAGCGATTTCGGATTAGTTTGCAAGAACCAAATGTTTTCATCAAAAAGCAAAAAATCTTATGGTTGAAAGCCATTCCGAATGAACCCGTGATAGCACTTCGAAATGAAATCATAAAATTGCTTCAAAAATACAAAATCCCTTTATCAAAACCAGCACAAAATTTCATCCCACATGTTACTATTGCAAGAATGGATGTCGTTAATCAAAGAAAACTAAATGAATACTTGCTTTCTTTCGAAGGTTTTACAACGATGGAGTTTGATGTTGTGTCTTTTTTTCTTTACTCTAGTATTCTCCACCCTCATGGTTCCATTTATACTAAAGAAGAAGAATATGCATTATTTTGA
- a CDS encoding KamA family radical SAM protein: protein MKVSSKSFSKNWKQELKHSIQTIEGLIEFFGKDNIKASPYEYILKEDYKKIFEQIHRKFRFKVTRYYLNLANIHDPKCPILNQILPKKEEIDDQVFVSFDPLREEEFSPIPNLIHKYPDRVLWYVSHHCAVYCRFCTRKRKVSNPRSNYFKTNFETILNYIENHKEIKEVILSGGDPLSLSDQWLFRILKHLKNIPHLYSIRIHTRMLATLPQRFTKKFALLGRKFYPLTIVSHFNHPRELTQLVYQKVKLLRMNGFLILNQSVLLKDINDQYEILEELVLKLISFGIKPYYLHQCDDVFGVSHFYVPMQKGIDMIKSLRTKNPGISIPLFVLDTPYVEGKIPIVQEYVEPSLKP from the coding sequence ATGAAAGTTTCTTCGAAAAGTTTTTCGAAAAATTGGAAACAAGAATTAAAGCATTCTATCCAAACCATCGAGGGGCTCATCGAGTTTTTTGGCAAAGATAATATCAAAGCAAGCCCTTATGAATACATCCTAAAAGAGGATTATAAAAAAATTTTTGAACAAATCCATCGAAAGTTTCGTTTCAAAGTAACCCGTTATTATTTGAACCTGGCTAATATTCATGATCCCAAATGTCCTATCTTAAATCAAATTCTTCCCAAAAAAGAAGAAATCGATGATCAAGTCTTTGTTTCTTTCGATCCTTTGAGGGAAGAGGAATTTTCGCCTATCCCTAATTTGATTCATAAATATCCTGATCGGGTTTTGTGGTATGTTTCTCATCATTGTGCTGTTTATTGCCGATTTTGCACGAGAAAAAGGAAGGTATCGAACCCAAGATCCAACTACTTCAAAACGAATTTCGAAACAATCTTAAATTATATAGAAAACCATAAAGAAATCAAAGAAGTGATACTTTCTGGCGGCGATCCGTTGAGTTTGTCAGATCAATGGCTATTTCGAATACTAAAACACTTAAAAAACATACCACATCTTTATAGTATTCGAATCCATACAAGAATGTTGGCAACATTACCCCAAAGGTTTACAAAAAAATTTGCTCTTTTGGGAAGAAAATTTTATCCTCTTACGATTGTTTCCCACTTCAATCATCCGAGGGAACTCACGCAACTTGTATATCAAAAAGTAAAACTTCTTCGTATGAATGGTTTTCTAATTCTCAATCAATCCGTACTTTTAAAGGATATAAATGACCAATATGAGATTTTAGAAGAACTAGTCTTGAAGTTGATATCTTTTGGGATCAAGCCTTATTATCTTCATCAGTGTGATGATGTTTTTGGGGTATCTCATTTTTATGTCCCTATGCAGAAAGGAATAGACATGATAAAATCATTAAGAACCAAAAATCCCGGTATATCTATTCCCTTGTTTGTTTTGGATACACCCTACGTTGAAGGAAAAATCCCAATCGTTCAAGAATATGTTGAGCCATCTTTAAAACCCTAG
- a CDS encoding phasin family protein yields the protein MELQRTLQNLLNAGIGLYKTSEENIKKVLSDFDQFYEELVKKGAAEDSELITNIRKNLDDIVKQIEEINQKASQTFEDLSKLIQENYQKLIAEIEKVVPKEQFEQIKSRVDELINTLQTKIGEISQQFRKEEPQKTE from the coding sequence ATGGAACTTCAAAGAACACTACAAAATTTACTAAATGCTGGCATTGGTTTATATAAGACCAGTGAAGAAAACATCAAAAAAGTTTTATCTGATTTTGATCAATTCTATGAAGAACTTGTGAAAAAAGGAGCTGCCGAAGACAGCGAACTTATTACAAACATCAGAAAAAATCTCGATGATATTGTGAAGCAAATTGAAGAAATCAATCAAAAAGCTAGCCAGACTTTCGAAGATCTCAGCAAATTAATACAAGAAAATTATCAAAAGCTAATTGCTGAAATCGAAAAAGTTGTTCCTAAAGAACAATTTGAACAGATCAAATCCAGAGTCGATGAGTTAATCAATACACTTCAAACAAAAATCGGTGAAATTTCTCAGCAATTTAGAAAAGAAGAACCTCAAAAAACAGAATAA
- the rpmB gene encoding 50S ribosomal protein L28, with protein sequence MARKCQISGKRTQVGNTISHSHRKTKRKFKVNLFKKRIYIPEEDRFVTLRISARMLKSLNKTGIKTLIKKYGQDLKVLEKK encoded by the coding sequence ATGGCAAGAAAATGTCAAATCTCTGGTAAAAGAACCCAAGTGGGAAATACGATATCGCACTCACACAGAAAAACCAAGCGAAAATTCAAAGTAAACCTATTCAAAAAAAGAATCTATATCCCAGAAGAAGATCGGTTTGTCACTTTGAGAATTTCTGCGAGAATGTTAAAATCCTTAAATAAAACAGGAATTAAAACCCTAATCAAAAAATACGGACAAGATCTAAAAGTTTTAGAGAAAAAGTAA